AATCTGCGAACAAGTTTAGAGCGTAAAACTTACGGATAAGCTCAACTATGGTTAGCAACAAGTCCTCCCAAATATGATATTTTATCTATAGGCATCACTAACACAGACGCATTGCTCGAGCCAGATTGCTACCTAGGTTCAAACGGCGGTTCATCCATCTGAACCTAGGTGATGCTCTGCTACGGAAGAATTCTTACTGGCTTCTTGTCCTGATCAACAGCGACGAAAGTAAACAGACCTGCTACGGCTTTCTCCCGCTCTTCCGAGTACATCTGCTCCACAAATAGCTCCACGCGCACTTGCAGACTGGTGCTGCCGACTCTTACAACTGTGCCGATTAGCTCAACGAGCGTACCGCCGGGAATAGGATGCGTAAAATCGACACGTTCGGAAGAGACCGTTACCATTTTCAGCCGACTAAAGCGTGTGGCGGTGATGAATGCCACTTCGTCCATCATAAGCAGCGTAGTACCACCAAAAAGGGTATCGTAATGGTTGGTCGTATTCGGAAAAACAGCTTTAAAAATGCGAGTTTCAGAGCGTACTATCTTTTCGGCGAGTTCAGGAGTGGAAAGGTCGGTTTCGGCCATGAGGAAAGAAGGTAAAGTGAAAAAGGGTTGGTTGCACAAGCAAGAACGAACAAGAACTGTTTGACTACGCCCAAGAAAATTAGGCGAGAATAGCCATGGATGAGGCTTGTTGCGTATTGTACATCTTTCCGAATCCTAGATAATATGAAGACGCCCAGCGCTTACGATCTGCTCAAAGTATCAACTCGTTCTCCGAAGGATTGCCACAAAGAAGCAGCCGTCCGCGACATGGAGCGAATCCGGCAGGAGTTGATCGAACTGCAAAAACGACTCTATGCCGAAAACCGCCGCAGCGTGCTGATTGTCCTACAAGGTATGGATGCCAGTGGCAAGGATGGACTAATTCGGAAAGTGTTCAGCGGCCTCAATCCGCAAGGCATCACAGTTCATTCCTTTAAAGAGCCCACCAAGGAGGAACTGGCGCACGACTTTTTGTGGCGCGTACACGCCCAGACGCCTGGCCGCGGCATGATCCAGATATTCAACCGCTCGCACTACGAAGATGTACTCGTGACGCGCGTGACGGGGATTATCGATGACAAAGAGGCTAAGCGGCGATTTGCACATATCAACGCCTTTGAAAAGCTATTGCAGGATGCGGGCACAACCGTGTTGAAATTCTACTTACACGTTTCGGAAGATGCGCAGCGCAAGCGCCTTGCCGAGCGCGTCAGCGACCCTGCTAAGCAGTGGAAGTACGAGTCTGGTGATGAAGACAAAGCCAAACAGTGGCCCCAGTACCGCGACGTGTACGAAGACGTATTTAAGCATTGCAGCCCGGACTCCTGCCCATGGCACTTAGTGCCCGCCGACCAAAATTGGTACAAGGCGTACTTTGTCGCCAATGAACTCCGCGATACGCTCCGCAAGCTAGATCCGCAGTATCCGCCGTCTAAGTATGAGCGTCCAGCGTAGGGCCGCTGGTGCCTGATTGAGTTTAGCAAGTCAGCTGGTTACGCCGACCTAGCCCGCTTCGGTGCACATCTACATCCGCTAAAGCCACTTACCGAATAGAGCCTTGCTACGTCGTAGCAAGGCTCTATTCGGTAAGTGGCACCTAGGTAGGATCCTGTTGGTATCGGGCTAATAAGCAATTTGCTGTGCTACTTCCAACAAGGTCTTACCGGTGTAGGTTGGTGCTGGAGCAAGTGGATAGAGCGTTTGGTTGGGCCGGGCAACAAAACCGGCTTTCAGACCGGCACACAACGCGCCAGCCACATCCCAGCCGTGCGCAGCAATCATGATAGCTTCTTCAGGAGCAACGCCTACCTGCCGCGCTGCCGTATGATAGGTTTCAGGGTGAGGCTTATAGCGTTGAATGCTATCAATGCTTAACCCTTGCTCAAAGTAGCCGATGATACCGGCATGCTGTAGCTGCTGATCGAGCACAGATTTAGGAGAATTGGTGAGCGCAATGAGCCGATAGCCTGCCTGTAAAAGGTGCTCCAAGCCGGCTGGTACGTCAGGGTAGGCATCCAGCTGCTGCATAAGCGCTATAATTTCCTGCTTCTTGCTCAGTTTGAGCGGCTTCTCTTCTAACATAGCCGCAGTCATATCCAGTGCGGCCTCTCCGATTATATTGAAAGGATGATAGTTAGTTGTAACAGTGTCCACCAAAGAATGCTGCAACAACAGCAAAAACCATTGGTCGAAGGCTTGCTTGTTGCCGAAGGCCTTAATGACAGCCTTTTTTACCTTACTCATATCGAGCAAGGTGCCATTGACATCAAGGAAAATTACTTTGGCAGAGCGGGTGACTGGTGCAAAGTGCGGCGTTAGCGATAGAGAAGTGGGCATGGCGACCGTTAGTATAGAAAATGGCTATGCTCTTGCTATTATCCTGAACCGAGTAGTAGTAACTGCCGCAACAGAACAGTAGTGCTAAACAGGGCAGATACTTAGGTGTAAAAGAAGAGCCTTACGTAGTATAAGTACGTGACAACCTTTTAAAGAGGCAATGATGTACATGTGTACACTGTTATCTTTTACTTTATCCAAAACCTGACACTGTCGAAGCAGTTGCTTACTTAGAATTTGAACTGCTTATGAAGACCTGGTTGATGTTACTCATCGCTATTGTAGCGGAAACTGTTGCCACTTCGGCGCTCAAAGCCTCTAATGGGTTTACGAAGCTGTTGCCTAGTATCCTGGTCGTTGTAGGGTATTGTACAGCCTTTTACTTTCTCAGCATTGCCTTGCGTACTATCCCTGTTGGTACTGCCTATGCTATCTGGTCAGGGATTGGTATTGTCTTAGTGACGTTGGTTGGAGTAGTACTCTATAAGCAATTACCAGACGCAGCCACCCTAGTGGGGATGGGGCTAATCGTCGCGGGAGTCATCGTTATCAACCTACTTGGGAAGTCGGTTGGGCATTAATCGGTGTACACACGTAAATCATTGCCTTAAAAGATGGATATAACACCCAATGTGTATCTTAGAAGACCTAGGATACACATCGGGTGCAGCTGCTTATCCCTTCCAAGTGCCAAATTTACCAGCGCGATATTCACTGTAAGCCTGCTCGATCTCTTCGGATGTATTCATTACGAAGGGACCGTACGCCACAATCGGTTCGTTGAAGGGCTGAGCATGCCCTAGGAGGACAACGGCATCGCTAAGGGCTTCTAAGTGCAAATCGTCGCCATCGTAGTTGAATTCTACGAGGCGGCGCGCCGTGGTTTCTTGCCCATTGACCCGCAGTTGACCCCGAATGGTGTAAAAGAAAATAGTGTGGCTAGCTGGAATGGTTAGCTCAAGCTTGCCACCCGCTTGCAACTCAATAGTAGCTAGCTGAACGTCTGCCAAGGGTTGAATAGCGCCTTTCGTGCCGTTCCATTCGCCCGACACCGCATGGACTTGCACGCGGCCATCGTCGAGTGTGATGGTTGGTATTTCGGGTGTTTGCAAGCCAATATACCGGGGCTCCGTGAGCTTATCCTTAGCTGGTAGGTTGACCCAAAGCTGAAGAATTTCTAAGTCGCCACCCGTCCGTTTGAAGGCGGGAGACGATATTTCCGCGTGAATTAGACCGCTGCCAGCCGTCATCCATTGGATACCGCCAGCCTCAATGATGCTTTCATGGCCGCCGGTATCTTGGTGCATGATGTCGCCGGCCAGGATGAATGTCACGGTTTCGAAGCCTCGGTGCGGGTGCGGACCGAAAGGTAGGCCGCGGTTGTTGGGCGCATACCGTTGCGGACCATGATGGTTCAAAAATAGGAATGGATCCAGGTGTTCCACCGATTGGGTGGGCAAGGCACGGTAGGTAACCAAGTTGTCGATAGGAGCATTGACGGCCTGGTGCTGTTGCTTAATGGTACGCATAGCAATATCAGTTCTAAAGCGAAAGAAGGTTATGCCAATACTACGGACCCCAACAGATAGTTTTCAGAAACTAAGCTAGCTAGGTTGCTTCTTGCTCAACAACGCGTAGCGGCCGGTGCGAAAAAGGCGAAGAGTATTTGAAGTACGATTGATGGTCAGTTTGACTTACAAACTAGAATCTCAAGCGCTGCGTACGAACCTTCTAAAAACTAGCTGACCGGTCTCCGCACGCGTGGTGCAAAAACCGGTCAGCCAGCTTTTTTGTAATTAATGACCTGCCAAATGGTAGCGTATCTACTTACGGACGTACACCGGCTCTAAACCATACGCCGCTTCTTGGTTAGTGAGCTCTGAAGCGTGGCTATGCCATACTTCTTGGTAGTTGGAAGCCTCTGCACTACGATCCATTTTCTTCTTCTCAAGATAAAGCGCAACTAGCACGAACACAGAGAAAAAGCTGCAGTAAGTCCAGTAGGACGTTGCTAGGATTAGTAGGAGAGTCATCATATAACAATAATACAAAGGAGAGATCAGGAAACAAAATTGTCCTAATTAAAAGGTTGCCCTCTTTTATAAATATTATACAATATAAATTATATATATTATTGAAATTCAGTAGTTTAATTGCTAAAAATAAATTTATATTTTTTGAAAATATATAGGATAAGTATGTAGTGTTAGAAATAGTTATATTTTTTGTTTATAAAACTTAATTGGCGCTAAAAAGAAGATGTTGTGTATCTGCTGCTGATATCTTCTATCAAAGATTTGACAATGATAAGTCATTGTTTTTTAATTGTATACACATTTTTTGACACGTAAGTCGCCTAAGCACATTGAGCAGAGAAGTAGCATCTGAGAGCTATATATCGGTACAGCACAGGGTTGGGTATACCTTTTGCGCTAAGGTGAGAATCCTATCTTTCTCAGTATGCATAAGATTCTGCTATTATTTTGCCTCTTACTGTGGCTTGTGCCACAATCGTTATTGGCTGGGCCCGGTACTCCCTATGCCCGGGCAAAAGCCAAAGGACGGGTATACGTACACCGCCCTAGCTACAAGAAGTACCGAGGTTCTTCTCGCCGACACCGTTCCCGGCGATTCTTCAAACGGTCGGGTAAGCGCCGCACTCATACCACTCCGGTACAGCGACGTCGGCACACCTCATTGAGCAAGTAATTGCAAGTTGTTTATGAGGCGTAAAAGCTAGGTCGTTACGACTTGGCTTTTACGCCATAAGCACGCAGTTCTTCATCAATAGAGTGATTCCAGCGCTCCTGCGCCATTGGGCTGCCTTGGGTTTCGGCATCATACTGATCTTGCAAGCGGTTCATTTCCCGAAAGGATTGCAAATACTGGTACTGCAGATTACCCTGGTAATAATCAACGTTGATGAGCGGGTCGTTTTTTATGTGCTGTTTGAAGCGTTCAACTACCAGCTTCACAATATCGAAATGCCGCTGTTCGTGATTAAGGTTGTACGCATCGCGCCCTGTAGGTGATACCCAAGAAGAACTTCGAACAACGAATACTTTCAGGTTGAGATTCAAGTGTACTTGCCCCTGCTCAATAGTTGGGAGGCCTTGGTAGGCAAAGCTAGAATAGACAACTGCCGCCGCCTTACCCGGACGAGGAGCACCCCGAAAATCAGCCCACGTGAGCGGCCGTGCTGAGTCGTAAAAGATGGTGTCTTCTTCAGTGTTCTGCGTGTAGTCCGTGAAAGCTAGCTTAAGGTTGGTTGCTAACTTGCTACTACGTGGGGCCTCTTGGTTGATCCAGGTGTTCAAATAAGTTAGCCCCGTTACTAATGACTGGCGCAATACTGCCTCCGCAGCAATGCGCTGCTGGACTGGCCGTGTGTACCTAGCCGAGCCACGATAGTCCGTTAAAGGGATGGTTTTGCCATTACGTTCCCATTCGAAGTGCATGACCAAAGTCACCTTACCTTCTACCTGCGCGGTGGAGCCCGGCACGAGGGTTTCGGTAAGCTGGTACTCTTGCAAGCGAATAGTAAGCGGACGCAGACTTTTGTCGGCAGGTAGGCTCTGCCGGATAAACTGCTGGATAGCGGCGCGAGTACCTCCTTGCAAATCGCTGGGTTGTGGGGTGGGGGCACCCGCAGGAAGCGGAGCAGGCAACAAATACGCTATGGCTGTCCGGTCGCGTCGTTCATCAACGACGTCTGCTATGTAAAACTCTCGGGGAGTGAATGCCAAAGGAGCGGCATGCAGTACGATAGGTTCCCGACCCACTGAACTGTTAGTGGCTCCCAGGCTTACTCCAGCTACTACCAACAAGAGCCAATAGCTTGCCTGAAGCCTAGCTGCCGCCAAGTGCCTACTCAGCGGCAAACTAAAAAATAGACGTGTTAAAAACTTAGTAGCCAACAGCCAAGAACTCCTAGAATAACCGTGTGTGAACTACTGCACAACACACGGTTGCTGGCTACTAGTGCCAGGCCAGAGCAACTTTTATGACCTAGCTTACGGCTGTCTTTGCTGCGTAGGCGGCACAGGATAACGAGCAAAGAGCGACTCCATGGCTTGCTCAATGCGTTTTTCCAACTTGTCGCTATTTCGAGTGATGGTGCTAGCTACTGCACCGCTCCAGATTCGCTCGTTACGTGCCGCATCAACGATTTCCACCGTCGCAGTGCCTTCTTCATATTGGTTCACGACTACCTCTTGGCTCTGCCAGTGATAGTTACGCTGCCCAATATAACGAGGTGCATCACGAATGTCGGTTTGGCGGGTTTGGACTCGGTCTTGCACCACTACCCCGATGTTAACCCACAACTCAGGCTGCGCAGCCTGACGATAGCCACGGCGCTGGAGCTGCGCGGCTACGGCCTCTTTCAGCTGGTACGTCACGCCACCTGGTCCCGGGAGAACAGCCTCGCTGCGCGCCGTGACGTCCAAGAAATTGTAGGTTTTGTAGGTTGTAAAATCTACGCCTGGTTGGGCATCGGTAGAGACTACCCGGGTTGGCGAGCAGGCCGCCAACAGCAGCGGGAGCAAGAGCAACGCTTTTTTCATAGCAGTCAGCAAGGCTGGTGGAAGCTGCCTAGTCTGGTCTAGACGCGCTTTCTGAGACCTAACGCGCCGCCTGCTGTTTTCGTTATCGCATCTCGCTGCTAATGGCGCTGGCTAGCCACATTTAGTTCGCCAATGGATCAGCTTCTACGCACTCTACCTGAAGGAGAAGCTTATATAAGCCCACGGAAAGATTCAGAATGGCATCCTTATCGGCTTCAAGCTGCTTAAAGTTGTCTAGTACGTTGTTCATCACCTCCATCAGGGCATTTACAACCAGCGGTTCGTGCTCGTTGTAGTTCTTGGCTTCCAGCGTTTTCCGGATGATGGTATACGAAAACTGATGGTAATCCTGGTTTTGAAATTGTTCGACTAAGGTCGACGATTCATGTTCGTTGAAAAGAAGACTAGCTGTCATATAGATGCTGGACTATGCTTTGTTTATGGTAAGATACAGATAATATTTTGTACTTAATGCGTATGAAATAGTTGTGTCGTTGTCATTATTAGGTGAAGTGATAAGAAAAGTCATCCTGTGTTGATGCTCACGGTAGTGTGTAAATAGCTATTATGTAATATGTTACGCCGCAAAAAATCTCCTTCGCTTACTACTGAGTATAGATAAAAATAATTTTAAATATATTAAAAAACATATTTTATGTGCGTGTGAACACAGCCACAAGCAGTATATAGCCAGCAAATAGTCTGATGTTAGCTTCTGTAGTTGCCTAAGTACGTCGGACGCTAGCTATGTAGTGTAGAGGTAGAACCTAGCATGAGTACTTTGTTGCCAATAAGTCGCTTCTGTTCCGCGTAGGCTCAAGTAGTACACCTGGAAGGCATAAGTAAGCAATAGTAGCTTGTGAGCCAAGAATTTAGGCTAGCTAAGAAGTGACTGGCAGTACTTGTTTAAGCCACTCTTTGGTTTCGCTTACATTAGAGAACGTGCGCGTCGCGAAAGTATACCGATCGTTGTGCAGCACGTTAGTAACGTATTGTTGCACTGCGATTTTGCCAAAAATACTCTCCGGAATTACAATGCCAATGTAACGTACGCCAGCAGCATAGGCGCGAGGGTTCCAATCATTGTCGCACCATGCTTGGTCGTCGGGCGTGAGGGCGCTGAGTTGGCGAGAATCCGCTATCCACCCGATAGGCGCTGAGTGCCGAGCGCTTTCGGCTTGGTAAGCCGCCAACGCGCGGTCCATAAGGGAGCTAAACTGGTGGCGATTTGCAAAGCTATGCCACTGGATAATAATGCAGGGTACTTCCGGGGCAAGTAGAACGGCTCCGTAAGGCTCTGAAACGAGGATGGTATCAGCCATGAAAAAGCCACAACTAAAGGGGGCCATGTAAAGCTCTACGCAGCTTACGCGCACAGGTTGTAGCACCCCTCACTTGCCAAAGTAAGCGTCGAACAGGCCGTTGGGTTAACCCGTTCACATCATTCTTCTTGTCGGTGAGCAGGTATTAGTAAATAAGTTTTGGCTAGCTACTTTTACGGACAACACTTACTTCTAGCTGCCCACCATGAACCACTACAGCTTAAAACCGCTGCCCGTGCTGCTCGCAACGCTTCTCTTGTTTTCCTGCTCTTCCAAAGTAGCAACCTCCGGTGGCGAATGGACTCCGAAACGGGCCGAGCAATGGGTAAAAGCAGGAAGCTGGAAGAATGGCCTGAAGCTCGACGTATATTCAGACGTAGATGCCGTAGAATTTGCCAAGCAATACCAAGCGAACAAAGCCATCTGGGATGAGGCCTTTGCCTATATGCGCGACCACGACCTAGCGACGCTGCCCAACGGCTCTTCCAAGATTGATGGCGACCAGCTGACCTTGTCGGTGACGGAGCCTACCTCCAAGGAGTTCGATAAGACCCAGTGGGAGTCGCACAAGAAGTACATCGATTTGCAGTACATCGTGCGTGGCAAG
This Hymenobacter sp. GOD-10R DNA region includes the following protein-coding sequences:
- a CDS encoding DUF4136 domain-containing protein; the encoded protein is MKKALLLLPLLLAACSPTRVVSTDAQPGVDFTTYKTYNFLDVTARSEAVLPGPGGVTYQLKEAVAAQLQRRGYRQAAQPELWVNIGVVVQDRVQTRQTDIRDAPRYIGQRNYHWQSQEVVVNQYEEGTATVEIVDAARNERIWSGAVASTITRNSDKLEKRIEQAMESLFARYPVPPTQQRQP
- a CDS encoding pirin family protein, translating into MRTIKQQHQAVNAPIDNLVTYRALPTQSVEHLDPFLFLNHHGPQRYAPNNRGLPFGPHPHRGFETVTFILAGDIMHQDTGGHESIIEAGGIQWMTAGSGLIHAEISSPAFKRTGGDLEILQLWVNLPAKDKLTEPRYIGLQTPEIPTITLDDGRVQVHAVSGEWNGTKGAIQPLADVQLATIELQAGGKLELTIPASHTIFFYTIRGQLRVNGQETTARRLVEFNYDGDDLHLEALSDAVVLLGHAQPFNEPIVAYGPFVMNTSEEIEQAYSEYRAGKFGTWKG
- a CDS encoding PPK2 family polyphosphate kinase, giving the protein MKTPSAYDLLKVSTRSPKDCHKEAAVRDMERIRQELIELQKRLYAENRRSVLIVLQGMDASGKDGLIRKVFSGLNPQGITVHSFKEPTKEELAHDFLWRVHAQTPGRGMIQIFNRSHYEDVLVTRVTGIIDDKEAKRRFAHINAFEKLLQDAGTTVLKFYLHVSEDAQRKRLAERVSDPAKQWKYESGDEDKAKQWPQYRDVYEDVFKHCSPDSCPWHLVPADQNWYKAYFVANELRDTLRKLDPQYPPSKYERPA
- a CDS encoding acyl-CoA thioesterase, with amino-acid sequence MAETDLSTPELAEKIVRSETRIFKAVFPNTTNHYDTLFGGTTLLMMDEVAFITATRFSRLKMVTVSSERVDFTHPIPGGTLVELIGTVVRVGSTSLQVRVELFVEQMYSEEREKAVAGLFTFVAVDQDKKPVRILP
- a CDS encoding YhcH/YjgK/YiaL family protein, which codes for MNHYSLKPLPVLLATLLLFSCSSKVATSGGEWTPKRAEQWVKAGSWKNGLKLDVYSDVDAVEFAKQYQANKAIWDEAFAYMRDHDLATLPNGSSKIDGDQLTLSVTEPTSKEFDKTQWESHKKYIDLQYIVRGKEKMGVEALPKLTVTDPYNDAKDVAHYSGGSGRYYVAEPGTFYLFFPQNGHRPSIKVEGYDVVKKVVFKIRVAGT
- a CDS encoding multidrug efflux SMR transporter, giving the protein MKTWLMLLIAIVAETVATSALKASNGFTKLLPSILVVVGYCTAFYFLSIALRTIPVGTAYAIWSGIGIVLVTLVGVVLYKQLPDAATLVGMGLIVAGVIVINLLGKSVGH
- a CDS encoding haloacid dehalogenase type II, with the protein product MPTSLSLTPHFAPVTRSAKVIFLDVNGTLLDMSKVKKAVIKAFGNKQAFDQWFLLLLQHSLVDTVTTNYHPFNIIGEAALDMTAAMLEEKPLKLSKKQEIIALMQQLDAYPDVPAGLEHLLQAGYRLIALTNSPKSVLDQQLQHAGIIGYFEQGLSIDSIQRYKPHPETYHTAARQVGVAPEEAIMIAAHGWDVAGALCAGLKAGFVARPNQTLYPLAPAPTYTGKTLLEVAQQIAY